ACGGCGCCTCCTATCTGCGAACATGAAATGACTCATATCGCTGGCAAGGCAAAAAATCGTGCAAAAATACTTGTGAAAAAGGTTACTTGCTAAAAGGCGGTATAGAAGCTAAAATAAGCGGAACTATGTTGGAAGCAGGACCAATCATAGTGCCCAAGGCTTTCTTGAAACGCATCGGAACTCTGGCTATCATCTGAAGTCAGATCAATAAAGTAGGCGTCTAAACTTGAGGGATGAGATATGAGTATAAGTCAAATTGCACGAACCATCAGAACATCGGCCACTCTCAAGTTGAATGAAAAGGCGGCCATCCTTCGTGATAAAGGAGACCCTGTCATTCATCTTGGTGCGGGAGAGCCGAAGAGCAAGGCTCCTATGGATGCCATCATAGCCGCTGCGGGAAACCTCAACACTGGAGAGGTCCGATACACGCCTGCCGATGGGATTCCAGCTCTGAAACAGGCGATCATTCGATACACAGAAGAGAATTACAATCGCCTCGTGGAGCCGGAGAACATCATCGCGTCCCAGGGAGCAAAACAGTCTATCATGGTGGCCCTTCAGGCGATCCTGAATCCACAGGAAGAAGTTATGTTTCCGGCGCCCTATTGGGTGAGCTATCCTGAGATGGCCAAATTGATCGGAGCGATCCCGGTTCCTGTCTATTCGGAGGACGGAACGTTCTACCCGAGGCTAAAGGACATCGAACAGAAGGTTGGTTCCTACACGAAGGTCGTCATCATCAACAGCCCTAACAATCCAACAGGGGCCATGTACTCGGAAGAGTTCATCGCCGAGATCGTGGAGTTCTGTGAGAAGCGTAATCTCTATCTCATTATGGATGATATATATCACAGGTTGATCTTCGACAATCGAAAACCGATCAACTGTTACAAATATGCCAAGAACCTGGGTGAGAGCTCTAAGCTCATAGTTGTGAATGGAGTTTCAAAACAATACGCCATGACAGGTTTCAGAATCGGCTGGGCTGTTGCCAACAAGAACCTGATCGAGGTCATGACTAACATCCAAGGGCATCAGACATCGGGACCATCCGTTGTGCTCCAGAAGGCGGCAGTGGGAGCGCTCATGGGAGTGCAGTCAAGCGTTGAGAGTTTGAAGGTCACACTCGAGAACAATCGCAACGTCATGATGGAACACCTTAATTCTTTCAATGGAGTCAAGGTCACGAAGCCCGATGGAACTTTTTACTGTTTCGCGGACTTCCGCTCTTATGGGATGGATTCCACCAAACTGGCGGAATTTCTCCTGAGCAAGGTCCTCGTTGCCGTCGTCCCGGGAGTGGAGTTCGGCATGGAAGGATTCTTGAGGTTGAGCTTCTGCGGCTCCATAAAGGAGATCACCGAAGGGATCGAAAGGATAAAGTGGGCTCTGGATCTAAATTCTCCTAATGAACTCTATATAGGTAATCGCAAGTTAGTGAGGGATTGGTCATGAGCAAATACTTGGAATTCGATACGCCGGCGACTAAACAGGCAAAGGAACTGGCTTCAGATTATGGCCTGGAGAACCACGGACTGATCCATCTGGAGAGGATCTTCTGGAACCTTCCAGCTCCGGCTCTCTACGAAGAGATCGTATTCCGCAATGAGGGGCATGTCATGCATGAAGGCCCCGTCCTCGTCCATACCGGAAAGCACACGGCCAGAGCGGCTGCCGATAAGTTCGTCGTCCTTGAAGAAAGTTCGGAGAGCGAGATCTGGTGGGGGCAGTACAACCGCCCGTTCAGCAACGAGAAATTCAACGCCCTCCTGGCGCGCGTCCATGCCTTCGCCCAGGATGAGGAGTTCTTCGTCCAGGACTGCTATGCGGGTGCCGATCCCGACTACAGAATGAAGATCCGCATCATCACGGAAAAGGCATGGCACAGTCTCTTCTCCCGCAACATGTTCATCACGACAAGCAATCAGGACGAACTCAAACGACACGTCCCTGAATTCACAATCATTGCAGTTCCCGGTTTCAAGGTGAGCCCGATAATCGATGGCACCAGGACGGAGACAGCCATCATCATCAACTTCGCCCAGCGGCTTGCCATCATCGCGAATACACTGTATGGCGGAGAGATCAAAAAGACGATTTTTACGCTGTTAAACTACCTGCTGCCGTTCAACGATGTCCTGCCTATGCACTGCTCCGCAAATGTGGGAACAAGAGGGGACGTCGCGCTATTCTTCGGACTTAGCGGCACGGGCAAGACGACTCTTTCCGCGGATCCAAGGAGGAGACTCATCGGCGATGACGAGCATGGCTGGAGCGCAAACGGCGTCTTTAACTTCGAGGCTGGTTGCTATGCCAAGGTCATCCGCCTCTCAGCCGAGCATGAGCCTCAGATATACGCAGCGATCAAACGGTTTGGTTCCATCCTGGAGAACGTCGTCTACGATCCGGTGACGCGAAGAATCGATCTGGATGACGACATCATCACCGAGAACACGCGCGCCTCTTACCCGCTGGAATTTATCCCGAACGTAGTTCCGGAGAAGATGGTTCGCACACATCCCAAGAATATTATCTTTCTTACCTGCGATGCTTCAGGCGTCATGCCTCCCATTGCCAGGCTGACGTCAGAGCAGACTCAGTATCACTTCATCAGTGGTTACACCTCGAAGATTGCGGGAACCGAAATCGGGCTCGGCATCGAGCCTGAGATCACATTCAGCGCCTGTTTTGGCGCCCCCTTCATGGTCAAGCATCCCTTCGAATACGCTGCCATGCTTAAACAGCGTATGATCCAGCACGGAGCGAAATGCTGGCTGGTCAACACCGGCTGGGTCGGTGGAAAGTTCGGGGTTGGGAAGAGAATCAGTATTCGCCATACGAGAAACCTTCTCAATGCAGCTCTTGAAGGGAAACTTGATGGCGTGAAGTACAGAAAGGACAAGCTCTTCGGCTTTGAGGTTCCACTGACATGCCCGGATGTGCCCGAC
The nucleotide sequence above comes from Acidobacteriota bacterium. Encoded proteins:
- a CDS encoding pyridoxal phosphate-dependent aminotransferase, with the protein product MSISQIARTIRTSATLKLNEKAAILRDKGDPVIHLGAGEPKSKAPMDAIIAAAGNLNTGEVRYTPADGIPALKQAIIRYTEENYNRLVEPENIIASQGAKQSIMVALQAILNPQEEVMFPAPYWVSYPEMAKLIGAIPVPVYSEDGTFYPRLKDIEQKVGSYTKVVIINSPNNPTGAMYSEEFIAEIVEFCEKRNLYLIMDDIYHRLIFDNRKPINCYKYAKNLGESSKLIVVNGVSKQYAMTGFRIGWAVANKNLIEVMTNIQGHQTSGPSVVLQKAAVGALMGVQSSVESLKVTLENNRNVMMEHLNSFNGVKVTKPDGTFYCFADFRSYGMDSTKLAEFLLSKVLVAVVPGVEFGMEGFLRLSFCGSIKEITEGIERIKWALDLNSPNELYIGNRKLVRDWS
- the pckA gene encoding phosphoenolpyruvate carboxykinase (ATP), giving the protein MSKYLEFDTPATKQAKELASDYGLENHGLIHLERIFWNLPAPALYEEIVFRNEGHVMHEGPVLVHTGKHTARAAADKFVVLEESSESEIWWGQYNRPFSNEKFNALLARVHAFAQDEEFFVQDCYAGADPDYRMKIRIITEKAWHSLFSRNMFITTSNQDELKRHVPEFTIIAVPGFKVSPIIDGTRTETAIIINFAQRLAIIANTLYGGEIKKTIFTLLNYLLPFNDVLPMHCSANVGTRGDVALFFGLSGTGKTTLSADPRRRLIGDDEHGWSANGVFNFEAGCYAKVIRLSAEHEPQIYAAIKRFGSILENVVYDPVTRRIDLDDDIITENTRASYPLEFIPNVVPEKMVRTHPKNIIFLTCDASGVMPPIARLTSEQTQYHFISGYTSKIAGTEIGLGIEPEITFSACFGAPFMVKHPFEYAAMLKQRMIQHGAKCWLVNTGWVGGKFGVGKRISIRHTRNLLNAALEGKLDGVKYRKDKLFGFEVPLTCPDVPDDVLEPANSWGDKNEYWKKYDALAARFIENFKLFASGCPQEVIDAGPKRYSKA